CATACCCAATCTGCTGCCCATCATTACCCAGGTACTGGAAAATGATCCCCGGCCCGCGTATTGCCGTGCCCGTTTTTCCAATATGAAAAGCGATACCCGGACTGATGTGCCGGAAAAAAGCCGGGTATACGGTATCCGGCTGTTTGACTTTGATCTCAAATGGCAGGCAGCAGGCAATAAGATCCGTGTGCTTTGCCTGGACCCTGCATCAGACTGACGGACAAAACGAACGATGAAAAACATTGTAACCACGAAAACCACGGAATTCTATTTTCAGTGTCTTCCGTGATTTCCGTGGTTAAACTTTTTATATAGCCAGGAGGAACACGTTATGAAACTGCGCAAAATTACTTCGTTAACCATGTTGTTATCTTTTCTGCTGCTGATTGTCACCAGCATTGTCCTCTATGTTGTCCCCGAAGGACGGGTGGCCTACTGGTCTGACTGGCGCTTCATGGGATTAACCAAAACCCTTTGGGGGGATATTCATATCAACCTTGGTGTCTTGTTTCTTGTCTCAGGCCTTTTGCACCTGTACTATAACTGGAAACCCATAGTCACCTATATGAAAAACAAGGCCAAAGAGCTTAAAATTTTTACCGCGAATTTTAATGTGGCCCTTATCCTCACGCTGTTTTTCACTTTTGGAACCCTTTTTCATATCCCGCCAATGAGCACAATTCTTGACTTCAGTGCTTCTTTCAAGGACGCCGGGGCCCAAAAATACGGAGAACCGCCTTATGGACATGCGGAGCTTTCCTCTCTGAAAATGTTTGCCAAACGCACCGGTCTTGACCTTGACGTGATGAAACAACAGCTTCAAAAATCAGGTATGACATTTGATGACGAATCCTGGACTCTGCTTGACATTGCCCGGGCAAACCACTGCACCCCCAAAGATGTATATGTGGCCATGCTGCCGCCTGAAGATACAGCCCAGGCCAACGTTTTTCCAGACCAACCTTTTCCCGGCATCGGAAGAATGCGTTTAAAGGACCTATGCACCCAGTACAACTTGGATACAGAAAAAATTATCAGCGGCCTTGGGGCGAGACAGATTGAGGCGGAGCCGGATCAAACCATCAAGGAAATTGCCCAGGCCAAAGGAATGGAACCCCAGACACTGTTTGAAGTCATTCACGAGGTGGTTACCTCCCTGTAAAATTATATAATACCTCCCAAAAGTAAAAGGGGCGCGACCGGATATCCGGTCGCGCCCCTTTTACTTTTGGGAGGTATCGTTTGAGACCGGGTATCTGATCTCATTAAAAATCAGCTCTAAAAATAAAGCACCCCAAAAAACAGTTCTGATGGAAAGACTAATTAGTATTTTTATATAATTACTAATGAGACTAACTTTTTATATTGACAACAATAATATCAGCCAATATAAACTCACTAAACAAAAGAAAAGGAGGAAAAAATTGAAAACCAAAATGCAGATCATGGGATTATTGATTCTACTGTTTCCACTACCACTCTGGGCTGAAGTGAATATTGGTCCAACGGTGGTCACCGCCACCATGTCGGAAAAAACTCTGGAAGAAGCGCCGGGATCGGTTCAGGTTATAACCGACCTGGAAATCGAAGAGATGGGGGCGACTTGCGTGAACGAAGTTTTGGAACAGGCCACGGGGCTCATGGTGTCCGAGGCGTCCGGCCGGGCCAAAACCGCTAATATCAGGGGAACAGGAACCAAAAGAAGTCTGGTGCTCATTGACGGTCGGCGGTTGGCAGCCGGCTACAAAAACTTTACCAGCACCGACCAAATACCGGTAACCATGATCCAGAGGATCGAAATTGTTCGGGGACCCAGCTCGGCCATATACGGCAGTGATACCATCGGCGGCGTGGTAAACATCATCACCAAAAAGGCGCCGGATAAATCGTCAGGCGAAGTAACCATCCGGTACAAAAGTCACCTGGATAAAGATTCCGACGCCGGCATGGGCTCGGCCTTGGTAGGGTCTACACTGGGAAAAACATCTTTCATACTGTCCGGTTCCACCCAGAACATTGGCGGCTGGGATGATGACGGTGCCAGTCCTGATGATGGTGATGATAAGGATCTGAATTCCGCAGCAGGACGGGTTTCCTACGCACTGACCGATGCATCGAATCTAAGCGCGGGATTTGAATATTTTGATCTGGAACGCCAAGGGGAGCGGTTTTACCAGGGCCAGAGCCGAGAACGAAATGCCCAAGACCAGCGGCTCAATTACTTCCTGGCTTACAACAATCAGATCACAGACGACGGCAATCTATTGGTCCGGGCCTACCGTTCCGAGCATGAAAATAAAATGCAGTTTTCACCCACAGCACCCGTTACCAACGAAGAGGATGCCGAACGTTGGCTGAATCAGGTCGAGGCAAGGTATACCGGCCCGATTATGGGCAACCATCTTTTGAGCATTGGCGCCGAATTTAGGCAGGAAGGCCGTGAAGACAGTACAGGTGCGGATAATGACCTGGACAACACCAGTGTGTTTATCCAGGATGAATTCGAACTCTTCTCTTCGTTATATTTTACGGCCGGATTGCGCTATGACGATCATTCCGAATTTGGAGGCCAATTTTCGCCCAAGGCATCTCTGGTCTATGGCATTTTTGATGACCTCAGACTCAAAGCCTCCATCGGCAAAGGATTTCGAGCACCATCCATTTCAGAACTGTTTGTTACCTCCTACCGTAACAAGGCAAAATATGTGTACAGTCCCAACCCGGATCTTGATCCCGAAGAGTCTTTCTCTTATGAGATCGGAATTGAAGGGGAAAAAGGCCCTTTTTCGGGCGGTGTCACCGCATTTATAAATGATATCGACAATATGATTGACGCACAGTTGATAGGCACCACAGGTTCCGGAAACAATAAAACAACCTATTACCAATATCAGAACATTGACGAAGCCCGCACCCAAGGCATTGAAGCCCGGGCAGACATTGAACTTACCCGGCACTTGAGTACCGGGGCCAGTGTCACCTGGCTGGACACGGAAAATAAGGAAACCGGTGAAGAACTGG
Above is a window of uncultured Desulfobacter sp. DNA encoding:
- a CDS encoding TonB-dependent receptor, producing the protein MKTKMQIMGLLILLFPLPLWAEVNIGPTVVTATMSEKTLEEAPGSVQVITDLEIEEMGATCVNEVLEQATGLMVSEASGRAKTANIRGTGTKRSLVLIDGRRLAAGYKNFTSTDQIPVTMIQRIEIVRGPSSAIYGSDTIGGVVNIITKKAPDKSSGEVTIRYKSHLDKDSDAGMGSALVGSTLGKTSFILSGSTQNIGGWDDDGASPDDGDDKDLNSAAGRVSYALTDASNLSAGFEYFDLERQGERFYQGQSRERNAQDQRLNYFLAYNNQITDDGNLLVRAYRSEHENKMQFSPTAPVTNEEDAERWLNQVEARYTGPIMGNHLLSIGAEFRQEGREDSTGADNDLDNTSVFIQDEFELFSSLYFTAGLRYDDHSEFGGQFSPKASLVYGIFDDLRLKASIGKGFRAPSISELFVTSYRNKAKYVYSPNPDLDPEESFSYEIGIEGEKGPFSGGVTAFINDIDNMIDAQLIGTTGSGNNKTTYYQYQNIDEARTQGIEARADIELTRHLSTGASVTWLDTENKETGEELAGTSDIKAVFRLTYYHPDYKFRAATRIKYIGDQHELDGEDKNEYVTVNLYFAKDFSNRIRVFAGIDNLLNEKKAYDGVTGRIPIFPVFKTDYPL
- a CDS encoding DUF4405 domain-containing protein encodes the protein MKLRKITSLTMLLSFLLLIVTSIVLYVVPEGRVAYWSDWRFMGLTKTLWGDIHINLGVLFLVSGLLHLYYNWKPIVTYMKNKAKELKIFTANFNVALILTLFFTFGTLFHIPPMSTILDFSASFKDAGAQKYGEPPYGHAELSSLKMFAKRTGLDLDVMKQQLQKSGMTFDDESWTLLDIARANHCTPKDVYVAMLPPEDTAQANVFPDQPFPGIGRMRLKDLCTQYNLDTEKIISGLGARQIEAEPDQTIKEIAQAKGMEPQTLFEVIHEVVTSL